DNA from Brachyspira aalborgi:
GCAATATTTATAGCTTCAGGTTCGGCTAAACCTATATCTTCAGACGCTAATATGCATAATCTTCTCGCTATATATCGAGGGTCTTCTCCCGATTCAAGCATTCTTGCCAAATAATAAATCGCCGCATTTGTGTCGCTTCCTCTCACGCTTTTTATAAACGCGCTTATAGTATTATAATGTTCGTCTTCGTCAAAATTTAAAATTTGTTTGCTTGTAACATCTTTTACGATTTCTTCAGTTATTGTAAGTTTTTCTTTAGTTTCGTCTATTTGAGTGACAAAAAACGCCGCTTCAAGATAAGTTAAAGCTTTTCTCACATCGCCATGCGAATATTTTACTATCAAATCTACCGCTAAATCTTCTATTGCAATGTCGTTTTCGCCAAGTCCTCTTTTGTCTTCAATAGCTTTAAGAATCGCTTCTTTAATGTCGCTATCTTCAAGATTTCTAAATTCAAAAAGCATTATTCGAGAAAGTAAGGCGTTTGTTAAATAAAAATAAGGATTTTGAGTCGTGCTTCCGATTAATATAATCGTTCCATTTTCGACTGCAGGAAGCAAAGCGTCCTGTTGGCTTTTATTGAATCTGTGAATTTCGTCTATAAATAAAATTGTCTTTTTTGAGTTTGCTAAATTCTTTTCGGCTTTTTTTATAGCTTCTCTAATCTCTGAAACATTTGAAAGAACGGCGTTTAATTTTATATATTCGCTTTTTGTTTTTTTTGCGATTATTGACGCTACGGTAGATTTTCCAACTCCAGGAGGTCCGAAAAAAACCATTGAAGTTATTTTATCTTTATCAATCATTTTTCTTAAAGTTTTATTTTCCGACAAAATATGTTTCTGTCCGTAAACTTCGTCTATTGAAGTCGGGCGCATTCTTTCAGCCATAGGCAAAAAAGAATTATCGTTTTCAATAAAATCAAACATTGAGTCTTTCAATATATTCCTCTAAAAGCGGAGTATAATCCATTATATTTTCTATTTTTTCTTTTATTTCGTATTCGAGCAAATCGGCTATAGATATATAATCTTCATTTGAAAAAGCGTCTAATAAATTATTCATCATTGAATTAAAATCGTTAATAGAATCGAGTAAACTTATATTATCAATTTTTATATTTGAATAATCTATAGAGCATATTTCGGCTACCTTTGAAAGAACGCTAAATGAAAGTCCGACTATATGAGAAAATTTTTCTGCATATATAAAAGCTTCTTTATCTTTTCCCGTTTGAAGTTTGTCTACAACTTCGTCTAATATTTCTATTATAAAAGGCTGAAATTTAGGTAAAGTTCCTATTTTATATAAAGCGTTATTTTCGTTTATATTGTTTGCAAATATGATTATAGCGTTTATTTTAGCGTCTTGCAAAACCATATCCATTGAGGGTAAAACTTTATCGTTTAGAAAAGGTTTAAAATCATCTTGAAAAAATTCTTTAACTTTATCGGAATAATTATTATATTCTTCGTTATCGGTTAGAGTATTTAATCTTTCTAATTTTACTTCAAGCATTTTTAAAATATGAATAACTCCATGAGTTTCAAGATTCATATTGCATAAAAATATCGCTCTTGGAACAGAATCTAAAATCCAAAATATTCCGTCTTTTAAGTCTTCTATATCTTTTTCGCTTAAAGTTATAGAATCTACTTTAGAAATTTTTTCTATATATTCTATTATCGAAATCATTGAAGATAAATAATATTCGCTATGGCTTAAAGCTTCTATATCTATTTTTTTTACATTTTCAATCGCTATGGTTTTATATTCTTCGTCTATATAAGGAGACATTTCTTTTTCGTCTATAATAATTCTATTTATTAAAAAAGAATTTGAATTGCACCATTCTTCAACGGGTTTTAATACTTCGTAAGCGTTTTTTTCATTTTCTAAAGTGGCGGATAATTCCTTGCCGTTTATAAATATTTTCATTATTTTCTACCGATTAAATTTGTAATTTAATTTTCGGTATTTCTATATTTTTATTGATAAATTTATTAACATTATAGTCAGAAAATATAAATTAATAAAATAGATAAAAATAAATTTTACTTTTATAATCATTTTTTATTCTAATTATTAATATTATCAAAAGGATTATAAGTCAAAGAAGTAGGCTCTTCTTTAGAAATATAATTTTGAGTTTCTTTCTTTGTTTGAGCTTCCATATAATCTTTTCTCGATAAAGATATTCTATGTTTGCCTTGATTAACCTCTCTAACTACAAAAGGATAAGTTTCTCCGACTTTTAAAGCTTCTTCCAAATTAGCTCCTTTAGGCAAATCAATTTGAGAGATATGCATAAAGCCTTCTAAATTATTTTCCAAAGAAACTACAGCTCCAGATTCTACTATAGCTTTTACAATTCCATCGACAACTGAACCAACAGGATGCTCTTTTTCAAATACTCTCCAAGGACTTTCTTTAAGATGTTTATGGCTTAATCTAATTCTCTGTTTATCTCTATCTATAGATAATATAACCATATCGATATCTTCGTTTTCTTTAATATAGTCTTTTATATTAACTATGCTATTTATCCAATCGAAATCTCCAATATCGCATATTCCTTCTAAACCGTTAGGAAGTTCAAATACGGCAAAATTCTTTAATATTCTTTTTGGTTTGCATTTTACTATACTTTTTACGGGAAAATCTCTACTTACTGTATCCCAAGGATTTTCTTGAGCCTGCTTTAATCCTAAAGTTAATTTTCTTTCGGGAACATCTATAGCTAATATTTTACATTCCAAATAAGCGCCTTTTTTAACAAAATCGCTCGGACTGTTTACATGAGAATTCCAACTTAAATCGGATATATGAATTAAACCTTCGACATCATCGTAAACTTTAACGAAAGCGCCAAATTTTTTAATATTAGTAACCTCGCCTTTTATAATATCGCCTACATGATATTCTTCTATAAATTGAACCCAACTATCATTTTCAAGTTGCTTTAATCCTAAATCTACTCTATGTTTTTCTCTGTCAATAGAAAGAACCTTAAAAGCTCTTTCCTCTCCTCTCGTTATTATATCTTTAGGATTTATTATTTTAGCCCAAGACATATTTTCTCTATAAAGAAAACCGTCCAAACCTTCTGTAATTCCAATAAAAGCTCCGTATCTTTCTATATTTTTAACTTTTCCGTTGATTATATCGCCTTCTTTCAAATTATTTAAGAAAGTTTCTATATTTGAATTTTGTTTTTCTTCTTGATACGCTCTTCTTGAAACTACTATATCTTTTCCTTTTTTCTTTATTATTCTAAAATCGTATTCTTTGCCTATATGCTCTTCGTCTTTAATTCCTTTATTTATTTCTATTTGAGAGAAAGGACAAAAAGCTTGATAACCCATTATAGATATATTAAAACCGCCTTTTATAACCTCTTTTACTATTCCTTTAACCGACTTATTATTTTTAATAGCATCTTCTATTACAAATTGCGCTCTTCTTTTGTCTAATTTCGCTTTCGATAATATAAAGTATCCGTTATCATTATCAACCGAATCTATTAAGGCTTCTAATTCTTCGCCTATATAAGGTTCTCTTTCAAATTCGCTTCTGTTTATTTTACCTTCTACTTTATAATTAAGGTTTATAAAAACATCGGAATCGTCAAATTTTTCAATTTTTCCTTTAACGATATTGCCGACTTTGTAGGAATTATTATTATCTCCTTCGCCGAATTCCTCTACGGCTTTAAGAAATTCATTTCTTTCTTGTTCGTTTGATAAATTATTATCTTCCATTATTCCCTCTCTATTCCTTAAATTATCGGAATTTATATCAAAAATACTAATTGTTTTTTTATTTAAAAATATATCGGTAATTTCTTCTGCAACTTCATCTATAGTCATATTTGTAGTGTCAATTATAATAGCGTTTTCAGGCACTACCAAAGGACTATCTTTTCTATTAGAGTCGTATTTATCTCTTTTTTTTATACTCTCTTTAACCGATTCAAAACTTATATCGACTTCTTTCGATAACTCTTCTTTATATCTTCGTTTTGCTCTCTCTTCAAGCGATGCCTCTAAATAAAATTTATAATCTGCATTTGGAAAAACCACGCTTCCTGCATCTCTTCCGTCTAAAATATAATTACCTTCTTTCGCTATATCTCTTTGCAAATCTACCATTTTTCGTCTAACCGAACTTATAGCCGACACTTCCGAAACAAATTTAACTACTTTTTCTTTTCTTATATCTTCGGTAATATCTTGCGAATCTAAATATATTCTATAATTGCTATCGAAACCGATATTTAATTTATTTAAAGCGTTTATAACCTCTTCTTCGTTTTTTATATCTACTTGATTTTCAATCATATATAATGTTACGGCTCTATACATAGCCCCAGTATCTAAATATTTAAAGCCCAATTTATCCGCTATCAATTTAGCTACAGTGCTTTTTCCAGCTCCTGATGGACCGTCAATAGTAATTATTTTGTATGAACCTGACACTTATAACCTTTCTTATAAAATATAATTTTGAATACGAATTATAACATAAATAAATATAATTGTAAATAGCTTAAAATTAAAAAAATATTTTATCTAAAATTAATTATAAAAATTGCGTTTATTATAATATATTAATAAACTTATAATTATTTTTTATTCTTTATAATATCAATCGCATTTTTTATAAATTCTTTAGCTTCTTTCTTGCTCTTTGCTTCCGCTATAATTCTAACTATAGGCTCTGTATTTGAACTCCTTACATGAAGCCATCCGTTTTCCAAATCGATTTTTATTCCGTCTATAGAAGTTATTTTTGATTTTGGATATTTTAATTTTATATTTTTTAAAAATGAATTTTCGTCTATTTTAGCGACTTCCAATTTTTCTTTTACTATTTCGTATTTTGGAATTTCTTCTATAATCTCTTTAATCGTTTTATTTTCTTTAGCCATTAATTCCAATATTAAAGCTATTCCCAAAAGAGAATCTCGCCCAGGACTTACCGCAGGAACTATTATTCCTCCGTTTCCTTCGCCTCCGAAATATAAACGATTTTTAACCACATGAGAAGAAACATTTATTTCGCCTATTTTTGTTCTGTCAACCGAATAACCTTTTTCTTTTGCCAAATCGTCAATCATTCTTGAAGTGGATAAATTAACCGCGGCGTTTCCTTTTCCTACGCTCCATAAATATTTCGAGCATAACGCTAAAGTATATTCTTCGCTTACAATCGTTCCGTCATTTAAAACTATTGCAAGTCTGTCGGCATCAGGGTCTTGAGTAAAACCTATATCGACTTTATTTTTCTTTACCAACTCGGAAAGACTTTTCATGCTGTTTGCGGAAGGTTCGGCTATATGCGAAAATTTTCCCGTCCATTCTTTATTTATTGAAATCTCTTTTACGCCTAAAGCTTTTAATAATTTCGGTGTGGCAAATAATCCAGTTCCGTTCACATAATCGCATGCCACTTTAAAATTACGCTTTTTTATTTTATCTATATCAATAAATCTAACTATTCTTTTAATATGCTGTTCTATCGCATCGTCTATTTTCTGATAAGTTCCCGTTTCTAAAGCTTTTACGAATCTTGAAGATTTTTTATCGTAAAGTTTATTCAATTCAACAACAGATTTTTCGTCCAAAAATTTTCCGCCTTTTCCTATGAGTTTTAAAGCGTTCCATTCAATCGGATTATGACTTGCAGAAACCATTATTCCGCCATGCAGTTTTAATTTTTCAACCATATACAAAGTCGTTGGAGTTGGAGTTATTCCAATATCTATAACATTTATTCCCGAAGCCGTTAATGTTGATATTACGGCGTTAACTATCGATTCGCCCGTTAATCTCGTATCTCTTGCAACCAATATTTTTGCTTTTTTAGGAAAAAGTCCCGCAAATGCAGAAGTATAATCTACAACGGTTCTTATATCCAATCCGTCTCCAATTATTCCTCTTATTCCCGATATGCTTGTTTTTAAAGTTGGCATTAAAAATCTCCCGTAAAATAATTTTGAATAGTTTTTTATATTTTATATTATTTTTAATTATTATTCTATATTTATTGTTGATATTTATTTAGTTTAATAATAAAATTAGAAAATAATAAAATATAATATGGAGATTAAGCAATGAAAAATTTAATTATTTTATTTTTATCAATAATATGTCTTTACGGTTGCGGAGACAATAAAAAATCTTCTTCAGATTTTAAATCGGAAATTTCATTTGACGGCTCTTCTTCTTTAGCTCCTATAATCGCTTCTATAGGAAATAAGTTTATGGAAGAATACGGAACTTGGGATAAAGTTAATTCCAATTTACCAAACAAAAAAATTTCAATATTCGTAGCGTCCGCTGGTTCGGGAGCTGGAGTAAAAAGCATTTTAGACAACACTGCAAATTTTGGAATGCTTGCAAGAAAAATAAGAGATAGCGAAAAAGAGAAAATGAAAAATTATAAAGAGTTTATGGTGGCGTATGACGCTTTGACGGTTTCGGTTAATTCAAAAAATCCTATTGTAAAAATAAAAGATAATTTGGATACTAAAACTATAAGAAATATTTTTTCTGGAGAATATAAATTTTGGAGCGATGTAGATGTTTCTTTGCCTAAAAAAGAAATTGTCGTAATAATAAGAGATTTAAGCGGAGGAGCTTACGAAGTTTTTCAAGAATCTATTATGGGCGATACTCAAATATCGGCTAACGCTATTCAATCTCCTTCTATGGGAGCTTTAGGAACAAAGATAGCGGAAAATGAAAACGCTATAGGTTATGCTTCTTATGGAGTTTATAATCAAAATAAAGATAAATTATTCGCGTTAAAAGTAGACGGGATAGAGCCTACTAAAGAAAATATATTAAACGGAAGTTATAAAATACAAAGACCTTTAATGTTTATAAAAAATTCTGAGTTATCGGAGAATGAAAAAGAATTTGTAAATTATATTTTTTCAGATTTAGGTAAACAAATAGTTAATGAAAACGGTTATATAGCCGTAGAATAAATTAATTAATCAATATAAATTGAAATGGAATTTTTATCTTCAATATATAAAAAGAATTTTATAAATAAAATCGGGGAAATAATTTTTTCATTATTAATAAAATTATTTTCTTTTGTATGTATAATTTTACTTGCTTTTATAATATTCTTTATAATAAAAGAGAGCGTTCCGTTATTTAATAAAGTAGGAATATTAAATTTTGTATTAGGAAAAGTATGGCGTCCTTTAACTTTTGCTATAAGTAATAATTTAAACGAAAGTTACGGAATATTTAATATAATTATAGCTACTTTATACACGGCTTTTTTATCTACTTTTATAAGTTTATTTATAGGAATAGGCTTTAGCATTTTTATAGTTTTTATGGCAAATAAGTCTATTAGATTTTTTATTATGCCAATTATGGATTTAATAGTAGCTATTCCTTCGGTTATATACGGTTTTATAGGTTTAGTTATTATAGTTAAATTTTTTGAAAAATTATCTATGCCCGCGGGAGAGTCGGTTTTAACTGCAAGTTTATTATTATCTTTTATGATTGTTCCGTTTATAGCGTCTACAGTTAGCGAAAGTATGATTCTTATTAATAAAAAATATAAAGATATATCGCTTACGCTTGGAGTAGATAAATGGTATATGATATTAAATTTAATTTTACCAAGTTCTAAAAACGCTATTTTGGTAGGTTTTATTTTATCCGTATCGAGAGCTATGGGAGAGACTATGGCGGTTATGATGGTTATAGGCAATTCTTTAGTATTTCCTAAATTACTTGGAAAAGCCGAAACTATAGCGTCTCTTATAGCTTTAGAAATAGGAACTGCAGAAGTTAAAAGTTTGCATTATAGCGCTTTATTTGCAAGCGGAGCTATATTAATGTTATCTCTATCTATTATAAATATAGCGGTTTATTTCTTGCGAAAATATTTACTTAAATTAGAAAATTAAAATAATTTTATAAATGGGCATGTTATGAAGTATATTGTAAAAATATGGGCTATAATAAGTTTTATTATTATAATTTTTGCTATAATATTTATATTTGCTTTTATATTTTTCAAAGGCTCTCATTCAATAAACATGAATTTTATTTTTTCTAATCCCGCGGGAATTATATTAGGAAAAG
Protein-coding regions in this window:
- a CDS encoding replication-associated recombination protein A; this encodes MFDFIENDNSFLPMAERMRPTSIDEVYGQKHILSENKTLRKMIDKDKITSMVFFGPPGVGKSTVASIIAKKTKSEYIKLNAVLSNVSEIREAIKKAEKNLANSKKTILFIDEIHRFNKSQQDALLPAVENGTIILIGSTTQNPYFYLTNALLSRIMLFEFRNLEDSDIKEAILKAIEDKRGLGENDIAIEDLAVDLIVKYSHGDVRKALTYLEAAFFVTQIDETKEKLTITEEIVKDVTSKQILNFDEDEHYNTISAFIKSVRGSDTNAAIYYLARMLESGEDPRYIARRLCILASEDIGLAEPEAINIASSLINIIEFIGMPEGRIPLAEVTIYLSLCPKSNSAYKAIDSAIRDIRNGELYSIPNYLKDNNSASFNKKSEEEYKYPHDFPYHIVKQDYLEKGIKKNYYNPVDIGEERELKKVYEWIMKHID
- the cmk gene encoding (d)CMP kinase — translated: MSGSYKIITIDGPSGAGKSTVAKLIADKLGFKYLDTGAMYRAVTLYMIENQVDIKNEEEVINALNKLNIGFDSNYRIYLDSQDITEDIRKEKVVKFVSEVSAISSVRRKMVDLQRDIAKEGNYILDGRDAGSVVFPNADYKFYLEASLEERAKRRYKEELSKEVDISFESVKESIKKRDKYDSNRKDSPLVVPENAIIIDTTNMTIDEVAEEITDIFLNKKTISIFDINSDNLRNREGIMEDNNLSNEQERNEFLKAVEEFGEGDNNNSYKVGNIVKGKIEKFDDSDVFINLNYKVEGKINRSEFEREPYIGEELEALIDSVDNDNGYFILSKAKLDKRRAQFVIEDAIKNNKSVKGIVKEVIKGGFNISIMGYQAFCPFSQIEINKGIKDEEHIGKEYDFRIIKKKGKDIVVSRRAYQEEKQNSNIETFLNNLKEGDIINGKVKNIERYGAFIGITEGLDGFLYRENMSWAKIINPKDIITRGEERAFKVLSIDREKHRVDLGLKQLENDSWVQFIEEYHVGDIIKGEVTNIKKFGAFVKVYDDVEGLIHISDLSWNSHVNSPSDFVKKGAYLECKILAIDVPERKLTLGLKQAQENPWDTVSRDFPVKSIVKCKPKRILKNFAVFELPNGLEGICDIGDFDWINSIVNIKDYIKENEDIDMVILSIDRDKQRIRLSHKHLKESPWRVFEKEHPVGSVVDGIVKAIVESGAVVSLENNLEGFMHISQIDLPKGANLEEALKVGETYPFVVREVNQGKHRISLSRKDYMEAQTKKETQNYISKEEPTSLTYNPFDNINN
- the glmM gene encoding phosphoglucosamine mutase, which produces MPTLKTSISGIRGIIGDGLDIRTVVDYTSAFAGLFPKKAKILVARDTRLTGESIVNAVISTLTASGINVIDIGITPTPTTLYMVEKLKLHGGIMVSASHNPIEWNALKLIGKGGKFLDEKSVVELNKLYDKKSSRFVKALETGTYQKIDDAIEQHIKRIVRFIDIDKIKKRNFKVACDYVNGTGLFATPKLLKALGVKEISINKEWTGKFSHIAEPSANSMKSLSELVKKNKVDIGFTQDPDADRLAIVLNDGTIVSEEYTLALCSKYLWSVGKGNAAVNLSTSRMIDDLAKEKGYSVDRTKIGEINVSSHVVKNRLYFGGEGNGGIIVPAVSPGRDSLLGIALILELMAKENKTIKEIIEEIPKYEIVKEKLEVAKIDENSFLKNIKLKYPKSKITSIDGIKIDLENGWLHVRSSNTEPIVRIIAEAKSKKEAKEFIKNAIDIIKNKK
- a CDS encoding phosphate ABC transporter substrate-binding protein — protein: MKNLIILFLSIICLYGCGDNKKSSSDFKSEISFDGSSSLAPIIASIGNKFMEEYGTWDKVNSNLPNKKISIFVASAGSGAGVKSILDNTANFGMLARKIRDSEKEKMKNYKEFMVAYDALTVSVNSKNPIVKIKDNLDTKTIRNIFSGEYKFWSDVDVSLPKKEIVVIIRDLSGGAYEVFQESIMGDTQISANAIQSPSMGALGTKIAENENAIGYASYGVYNQNKDKLFALKVDGIEPTKENILNGSYKIQRPLMFIKNSELSENEKEFVNYIFSDLGKQIVNENGYIAVE
- the pstC gene encoding phosphate ABC transporter permease subunit PstC, yielding MEFLSSIYKKNFINKIGEIIFSLLIKLFSFVCIILLAFIIFFIIKESVPLFNKVGILNFVLGKVWRPLTFAISNNLNESYGIFNIIIATLYTAFLSTFISLFIGIGFSIFIVFMANKSIRFFIMPIMDLIVAIPSVIYGFIGLVIIVKFFEKLSMPAGESVLTASLLLSFMIVPFIASTVSESMILINKKYKDISLTLGVDKWYMILNLILPSSKNAILVGFILSVSRAMGETMAVMMVIGNSLVFPKLLGKAETIASLIALEIGTAEVKSLHYSALFASGAILMLSLSIINIAVYFLRKYLLKLEN